AACGGTACGGTTCATTCGTCCCTTTTGTCACGAGGTCATCAATCAATACACCGATATAGGCATCCGCACGGCTGAGAATCACTTCTTCTTTGTCCAGTGCCCTTCTGCCAGCATTGATACCTGCCATGATTCCCTGTCCGGCAGCTTCTTCATAGCCAGAAGTACCATTGATCTGGCCTGCAGTATAAAGATTTTTCACTAGCTTCGTTTCCAGTGTTGGCCAAAGCTGAGTCGGCACGACTGCATCATATTCAATCGCATAGCCTGCACGCATCATTTGCACTTTTTCCAGTCCTGGAATGGTCTGAAGGATCTTATGCTGGACCTCTTCCGGCAAGCTGGTTGACAATCCTTGGACGTAAACTTCCTGCGTATTCCTGCCTTCCGGCTCCAGGAAAATCTGGTGGCGCGGCTTGTCATTGAAGCGGACAACCTTATCCTCAATGGACGGGCAATAGCGCGGGCCAGTACCCTTGATCATTCCGGAATACATAGGTGAGCGGTGCAGATTGTCGTCAATCAGCTGGTGTGTGCGCTCATTCGTATACGTCAGCCAGCAAGGAAGCTGGTCTGTGATGTACTTCGTCGTTTCATAAGAAAATGCACGGTGGATATCGTCACCAGGCTGAATTTCTGTTTTTGTATAATCAATACTGTCACTGTGCACACGTGGCGGCGTTCCCGTTTTAAAACGAACGAGATCAAAACCAAGCTCCTCGAGATGCTCCGACAGCTTGATTGAAGGCTGCTGGTTGTTCGGGCCGCTTGAATATTTCAATTCACCAAGGATGATTTCCCCGCGCATATACGTACCAGTCGTAATGACGACAGTTTTAGCGCGATAAATGGCTCCCGTCTGGGTGATTACCCCTTTGCATTCGCCATCTTCTACAATCAAGCGCTCAACCATACCCTGTACCAATGTAAGGTTCTTTTCAATTTCCAGCGTTTTTTTCATTTCATTCTGATAATCGAATTTATCAGCCTGGGCCCTCAACGCACGTACTGCAGGACCCTTTCCTGTGTTCAGCATCCTCATCTGGATGTAAGTTTTATCAATATTGCGGCCCATTTCTCCGCCAAGTGCGTCAATCTCCCGCACAACGATGCCCTTTGCAGGTCCGCCGATTGACGGGTTGCACGGCATGAACGCAATCATATCAAGATTGATGGTAATCATCGCGGTTTTCGCACCCATACGTGCCGGCGCAAGTGCCGCCTCAACGCCCGCATGGCCGGCACCAACTACAACCACATCAAAATTCCCGGCTTCATAACCCATCCTGCTGCCTCCTTTTTATGCTCTATTCAAACACCTTTATAGTCCAAAAGCGCTACTTGAAATAATTCTAGTAGCTAGGGAGAAAATTTTATGAAAATAGTTTCTTTACTATTACTTTCCTAAACAGAACTGGGAGAACAACTGGTCAATCAAGCTTTCATGGACGCTTTCTCCGATGATTTCGCCAAGCAGCTCCCAAGAACGAGTCAAATCAATCTGGACGATATCGATTGGCGTTCCCATTTCGACACCAGAGATTGCTTCTTCTATTGAATGGACAGCCTGATTCAGGAGTGCAATATGGCGGCTGTTCGAAACATACGTCATGTCGCCTGCTTCGATCGCACCTGAAAAGAACAGGCTTGAAATCGCTTCTTCCAGCTCATCCACTCCCTTGTCCTCAAGCAATGAAGTGGTGACAAGAGCATAATCCTTCGTAAGCTCCTTCACCTGGTCCATATCTATTTTTTGCGGAAGGTCGGTTTTGTTGACGATAACAATTACGTCCATTCCCTCAACCGCTTTGAAAATGTTCCGATCCTCTTCCGAAAGCTCATCCGAATAGTTCAGAACGAGCAAAATCAAATCAGCTTCCTTCAGAACCTGACGAGACCGTTCAACACCAATTCTTTCTACAATATCTTCGGTTTCGCGGATTCCCGCTGTATCAAGAAGTCTTAAAGGAACACCACGGACATTGACATATTCTTCAATTACATCACGCGTGGTTCCTGGTATATCAGTAACAATTGCTTTATTTTCATGCACAAGGCTGTTAAGCAAGGAAGACTTCCCTACATTCGGACGGCCAACAATGACGGTCGACAGTCCTTCACGCAGTATTTTTCCCTGCTGCGAGGTTTGCAGGAGTTTTTCAAGTTCCCCTTTTACATACTTCGCCTTCTCCAAAAGCATGTGATGCGTCATTTCTTCAACATCGTCATACTCCGGATAATCGATATTCACTTCGACATGCGCAAGGATTTCAAGGATTTCCTGGCGCAGCTTCTGAATGAGCCTTGATAAGCGCCCCTCCATCTGGCCAAGTGCCAGGTTCATCGCCCGGTCCGTTTTGGCTCTGATCAAGTCAATGACTGCCTCCGCCTGGGAAAGGTCAATCCGTCCATTTAAAAAAGCCCGTTTTGTAAATTCGCCCGGCTCCGCCAGTCTCGCTCCCTGGTTCAGAACAAGCTGGAGCACACGGTTTACAGAAACAAGACCCCCATGGCAGTTGATTTCGACTACATCCTCTTTCGTGAACGTTTTTGGCCCTCTCATGACAGAAACCATAACCTCTTCTGCTACTTGTCCAGTTTTTGGCTCAATCAAATGGCCGTAGTGGATGGTATGCGAAGCCACTTCGCTCAGCTTCTTGCTGCCCACCCCTCTGAACAATCGATCTGCTATTTCGAAAGCTTGATCCCCGCTCAAACGGACAATCGCAATCGCACCCTCACCCATTGGCGTGGAAATCGCCGCAATCGTATCAAATTCCATTTGCTCACCCCACTTTTTCGAAAAAATGATTTATATAAAAAATGAAAGTTTGTTTTCTACAAATTACTAGAATACCACATCACATTAGTGAAAAAAAGAAAGGAATCCTTTTAATAACGAATTTATCCACAACTAAATAAATAAACTTATTTAATTTTAACTTATCCACATGTGAATAACAATAAAACCAAATGAGGAAATAAATGATTTTTATTTGTGTTGTGGGAAAATGGATTGGGTTGAGTTAGATGGAGGGATGATTGACGAGGTAAGTGTTGAATTTTGATTTTAATGTCCGGTGTACTAGTGAATCCAAATTGGATTGGATTCAACTAGAGATCTTGATGGAGGTTTGGAACTGGATGGTGAAGTGTGATTTATAAGACTGATGATTGGGTTGTTAAATTGGAAAAAATTCATGATAATTTCCAGTTCGCCAATAAAAGCGAATTTTCGCCAATAAACTAGCCACTTTCGCCAATATAATTCGTTTTTCGCCAATAAATCTGGATTATCGCCAATAAAATTGTGAAAACCGCCAATAAGTTTATTCATTGAAAAAATAACATTGCTGCAGGTAAAGGAAATAGTAAAATCCACTATTCTGAGGCGTTTATTGAGTTCACCCAACCTGAAATACGCCATATTCTTAAAACGTTGCACAAAAAACCCGAACCTGCATCGGGTTCGGGTTCCACTTCTTTATTTAGACGGCGCGATCACAATATGTCTATGTGGTTCAGTGCCATCAGAATAAGTTTTGATTCTTTT
The window above is part of the Mesobacillus jeotgali genome. Proteins encoded here:
- the mnmG gene encoding tRNA uridine-5-carboxymethylaminomethyl(34) synthesis enzyme MnmG — its product is MGYEAGNFDVVVVGAGHAGVEAALAPARMGAKTAMITINLDMIAFMPCNPSIGGPAKGIVVREIDALGGEMGRNIDKTYIQMRMLNTGKGPAVRALRAQADKFDYQNEMKKTLEIEKNLTLVQGMVERLIVEDGECKGVITQTGAIYRAKTVVITTGTYMRGEIILGELKYSSGPNNQQPSIKLSEHLEELGFDLVRFKTGTPPRVHSDSIDYTKTEIQPGDDIHRAFSYETTKYITDQLPCWLTYTNERTHQLIDDNLHRSPMYSGMIKGTGPRYCPSIEDKVVRFNDKPRHQIFLEPEGRNTQEVYVQGLSTSLPEEVQHKILQTIPGLEKVQMMRAGYAIEYDAVVPTQLWPTLETKLVKNLYTAGQINGTSGYEEAAGQGIMAGINAGRRALDKEEVILSRADAYIGVLIDDLVTKGTNEPYRLLTSRAEYRLLLRHDNADLRLTEKGHEIGLISEERYQKFLAKKEAIEAEKQRLQSIIIKPSAEVQELIRSLGGSELKDGIRASDLLKRPEVSYQHIKKLVPAAGELDFETEEQTEIQIKYEGYIEKSLQQVERLKKMEDKKIPENIDYDAISGLATEARQKLKDVRPLTLAQASRISGVNPADISILLVYLEQGRIARI
- the mnmE gene encoding tRNA uridine-5-carboxymethylaminomethyl(34) synthesis GTPase MnmE — its product is MEFDTIAAISTPMGEGAIAIVRLSGDQAFEIADRLFRGVGSKKLSEVASHTIHYGHLIEPKTGQVAEEVMVSVMRGPKTFTKEDVVEINCHGGLVSVNRVLQLVLNQGARLAEPGEFTKRAFLNGRIDLSQAEAVIDLIRAKTDRAMNLALGQMEGRLSRLIQKLRQEILEILAHVEVNIDYPEYDDVEEMTHHMLLEKAKYVKGELEKLLQTSQQGKILREGLSTVIVGRPNVGKSSLLNSLVHENKAIVTDIPGTTRDVIEEYVNVRGVPLRLLDTAGIRETEDIVERIGVERSRQVLKEADLILLVLNYSDELSEEDRNIFKAVEGMDVIVIVNKTDLPQKIDMDQVKELTKDYALVTTSLLEDKGVDELEEAISSLFFSGAIEAGDMTYVSNSRHIALLNQAVHSIEEAISGVEMGTPIDIVQIDLTRSWELLGEIIGESVHESLIDQLFSQFCLGK